The genomic segment AAAAAATACAAACTCAATAAACAGGCTGCTGCTGGTTCAATCAACTCTTGTTTGTTTCAATGTCTTGTTGTTTAGCATCGGAAACATTGACGTTTGCTTCTACACTAGCATTCAAAGTAGAGGATTTGACCTCCGGCTCAGCCGCGGACTTGTTTGTAGAGAAGAGAATCGACATTCTTTCTAGCAATTCTTGGCAATCAAGTGCTGTCACCATTACAGTCACATTCGTTCGACCTTTCCAACAACCGATAGCCACCAAATTTTGTTTTTCCTCACAACCATTTGATGCAATGCCATCTGCAAAAACCGTGTGTCAATAATGGAAAGtaaaatgaaaaatgactaTATCAAGCGTCAAACAATTCGAACCTTTATTCAGAACCACCACACAACAACCCAGCAGTAGGTTTGAAGCCTTCTTTCCGAATTCTTGATCAACAAAATCTGCAAATTTGATGCTTTTGTATAGTAGTAGATGCTTTAAATCTACTGCAGATGCGTGTAATATTTGTTTGGTGATGTATGGAAATATCAAGGGCAAACCCTCGGATGATATTCGGAATAAACAGGGTGCAGCAGTTCCATCTTTTGACGTTTGCCGTTCCTGAAATTAAACACAATTCGTTTTCATAtctcaagaagaacttaaaACATTAGCTGATAAGTAAGCAAGATCGATGGCTCATAGACAGAGAGAGAAGATAAAAATAACTCACAAACATCTTTATTCCAACAGAAGCGATCTTAAGCTGCTGGCCAGCTAGAAAGTTAAACTCGAGAATTTCTTTGACAGAATTTGAAATGTAGTATATTCTTTTCACGTGTTTGCTGTCATTGTTTCTTGTAATAAGACGACCTTTAAATGGAAATGATTCTTGAATTCCGTAAAATTCCATTATACTGCTCACAGTAGAATCGTCCCTGTAAAAGATAACAGGGTCGACTCCTCTCCATCTCCCTTGGATCTGTAGCTTCCTCTTACCCACAGTGGTTTTAACACCAGTTTCTGCAACGGGAGAAGGCTTGGTTTCCGCCTTTTGATTTTCCAAGTAATTTTCACTATGGTCATCAAGAGTTGCTTCCGAAATTTGATCGTCTGTGCCATTAATTAAATCAGTATCCTCCCAGTTCGAATCGTGTTTCACCTCATTTATCAGATTATCAGCTTCAGCACAGCATGAATGTGTCATTCTAGGATAATTCTCAGATTGCTTCTGTGCGGCTGCAGATCAATCAACACGGAATGAGTATTAATATTTTCGATCAAAATTAAATCAGAGATGTAATCATTTCAGTTGTTTGCAATTTTTACTGATTGATTCCACTGAATTTTTGGATTTGCCCTCAGATGGAACTTACAAGGCAGGGAAGAAAGTTTATGGAAAACAGCAACAAAAAAGGCCCCTGAATTCTGATAATGAGGCACTATCCGCATGCAACGTTCTAAAGGTAGAGTCGAGACTTCTGCCTCTAAATTGTTTGTTGGAGCTAAAGAATCATCTATTAAGTCAACCCCGTTTTCAGAATTCTCGTCACAGTTCTTGCTCAAAAGTTTACTTGCTGTTTCATTATCATGTTCAGATGTCTCCACAACAGTGTTCCCTGAAGGAAACATGCCTGGAGTTACTACAGACCTGCGGTTCCTCGGGACATCTTTATATGATGCCAGCCATAGCCCTTTATCTCGAACCTGATTAAAATTAAGCAAGTATGAGAAACTGCTTGCCGAGAATTATCGAACATCTTCTTTTAACATACTCTCCCTACTTATGCTGTAACAAACAGCCAAAACAGAAGCTTAGAGGATGACAACAACAAACCTTCCATTTCTTGAGACCTGGTCTACGAACTGAGCTCAGGCAGCTCATTGGAGACATCCATGAGTTCAATAGATCCTCCACATCTCCGTAAAACCTGAAAGAAATAAGGCATCAAGAAACGCAAGGATATCAAGCCAATAGGGGTGGGCAATTTGAATCCGGTATCGGGTACC from the Primulina eburnea isolate SZY01 chromosome 3, ASM2296580v1, whole genome shotgun sequence genome contains:
- the LOC140826309 gene encoding LOW QUALITY PROTEIN: uncharacterized protein (The sequence of the model RefSeq protein was modified relative to this genomic sequence to represent the inferred CDS: deleted 1 base in 1 codon); this translates as MGGRGRSRTQRKHFHQSRENVWKRPKSDGSTVATPDDAKRDNPWEPFTTQNQGFDEYYKEQEIVPTEEWDVFIEYLRKPLPAAFRINSSSQFYIDIKSQLENDFAKSLQAEDSDGCEVEAVKPIPWYPDNLAWQSNFSRNQLRKNQTLERFHEFLKLENEIGNITRQEAVSMIPPLFLDVRPHHFVLDMCAAPGSKTFQLLEMIHMLTESGKLPSGMVIANDLDVQRCNLLIHQTKRMCTANLIVTNHEAQHFPSCHFKGNHSVDSEVGIVKEIGITQLQFDRVLCDVPCSGDGTLRKAPDIWRKWNAGMGNGLHGLQVQIAMRGLALLKVGCRMVYSTCSMNPVENEAVVAEVLRRCGGSIELMDVSNELPELVRRPGLKKWKVRDKGLWLASYKDVPRNRRSVVTPGMFPSGNTVVETSEHDNETASKLLSKNCDENSENGVDLIDDSLAPTNNLEAEVSTLPLERCMRIVPHYQNSGAFFVAVFHKLSSLPSAQKQSENYPRMTHSCCAEADNLINEVKHDSNWEDTDLINGTDDQISEATLDDHSENYLENQKAETKPSPVAETGVKTTVGKRKLQIQGRWRGVDPVIFYRDDSTVSSIMEFYGIQESFPFKGRLITRNNDSKHVKRIYYISNSVKEILEFNFLAGQQLKIASVGIKMFERQTSKDGTAAPCLFRISSEGLPLIFPYITKQILHASAVDLKHLLLYKSIKFADFVDQEFGKKASNLLLGCCVVVLNKDGIASNGCEEKQNLVAIGCWKGRTNVTVMVTALDCQELLERMSILFSTNKSAAEPEVKSSTLNASVEANVNVSDAKQQDIETNKS